A portion of the Algisphaera agarilytica genome contains these proteins:
- a CDS encoding carbohydrate ABC transporter permease, giving the protein MKPSEPQTVQSEAQLPAPAKPTDWLRITAWVLLICGSIILLMPFAWMVKSSLSTEQVVQSGEVWVGFGQGGPQWENYPDSLARMDFLNALANTVFITFFSIVGMVLSSSLVGFGFARFRFRGRKPLFILMLSTMMLPPQVTMIPVFVLWRYLGVIDTFWPLVLPMCLAGPFFVFMFRQFFSQIPEDLVEAARIDGASNMRIYFQLMLPLSKPVIAITAIYTFMGVWNDFLGPLIYLNSPEKNTLALALNAFRGQYGISDAHLLMAASFVCMFPCVVLFFAAQRYFIEGVSTSGMKG; this is encoded by the coding sequence ATGAAACCTTCAGAGCCCCAAACTGTGCAGAGCGAAGCGCAGCTCCCCGCGCCCGCCAAGCCGACGGACTGGCTGCGTATCACCGCGTGGGTCTTGCTGATCTGTGGCTCGATCATCCTGCTGATGCCGTTCGCGTGGATGGTCAAGAGCTCGCTGAGCACCGAGCAGGTCGTGCAAAGCGGCGAGGTGTGGGTCGGCTTCGGGCAGGGCGGTCCGCAGTGGGAGAACTACCCCGACTCGCTGGCCCGGATGGACTTCCTCAACGCGCTGGCCAACACCGTGTTCATCACGTTCTTCAGCATCGTCGGTATGGTGCTGAGCAGTTCGCTGGTTGGCTTCGGCTTTGCGCGTTTCCGCTTCCGCGGCCGCAAGCCGTTGTTCATCCTGATGCTCAGCACGATGATGTTGCCGCCGCAGGTGACGATGATCCCGGTGTTCGTGTTGTGGCGGTACCTGGGGGTGATCGACACGTTTTGGCCGTTGGTGTTGCCGATGTGTTTGGCCGGGCCGTTCTTCGTGTTCATGTTCCGCCAGTTCTTCAGCCAGATCCCCGAGGACCTGGTCGAGGCGGCGCGGATCGACGGCGCGAGCAACATGCGGATCTACTTCCAGCTCATGCTCCCGCTGAGCAAGCCGGTGATCGCGATCACGGCGATCTACACGTTCATGGGCGTGTGGAACGACTTCCTGGGCCCGCTCATCTACCTCAACAGCCCCGAGAAGAACACGCTGGCCCTGGCGCTCAACGCCTTCCGCGGGCAGTACGGCATCAGCGATGCGCACCTGCTCATGGCGGCGAGCTTCGTCTGCATGTTCCCCTGTGTCGTGCTGTTCTTCGCGGCTCAGCGGTATTTCATCGAGGGCGTCTCGACCAGCGGAATGAAGGGTTAG
- a CDS encoding extracellular solute-binding protein — protein MTYSHLKTVAAGLLAVAAGLLVLWSIIHVSARTLLQEDDARDTTLRMMVWGHEHENKILREMADAYEDLHPDVRIEVIYVAHNNYLSKLKTMIAAGDPPDLFYLQYDLVPDFSSLGLVLPMDEALDEMGSEWKDDVYPVLLQGFRFDPETQTRGEGPLWGIARDYTPLAMYVNVDLYEQAGVPVPHDGWTWEEFEEASRAIDGLGDNIYGAFMGLWADPLIAIIWNHGGELFEFDEHGQPDFTRPDIDNPGLLAAFERIRRLRIDEGVIYNAIGINRSGAEEFFTGRVGTIGPTGRWTSGLCEAIETFRYAVVPMPHAPGVEPRSPIMTAAWGVSAKGEHPEETMELVMYLSSPAGQRLLSSDGLSISINRTIAESEEVLYLGRKFEDGPVYLDIAKSVDFQLMPRQREFEDILLAEQNAAIRLGSRSIEEALGNIEELWAFELSSPLKTKTYPRMPWVSVGASLLALIAAAVTFVWWRARKEKLGALDRAHERSGLGFISIWVIGFVALTAGPMFLSGLLALSRWSAVTPLGEAEFVGLGNFVHMFSHDPPFWKSIWVTAYYVVLAIPIGQLASLGVALLMNTEVRGIAVFRTIFFVPSVITGVVLGALWLALLNNDYGLINQVMNVPLGWLGMRAPNWFGDDAQWAAIPAFVMMNLWGVGSAMVIYLAGLKAIPKSLTEAAIIDGASAWHRLTHVTLPMLSPLIFFNFVMGIIGSFQVFTQAFVMTRRGPDDATLFYVLYLYLQAFEFHNMGYASAMAWVLFVVILLVTLLAFRGSRNLVHYEGLKS, from the coding sequence ATGACGTACAGCCACCTCAAAACTGTGGCGGCGGGATTGCTTGCGGTGGCGGCGGGGCTGCTGGTCTTGTGGTCCATCATCCACGTCTCGGCCCGGACCCTCTTGCAGGAAGACGACGCCCGCGACACCACCCTGCGCATGATGGTGTGGGGCCACGAGCACGAGAACAAGATCCTCCGGGAGATGGCCGACGCTTACGAAGACTTGCACCCCGATGTGCGCATCGAGGTGATCTACGTCGCGCACAACAACTACCTGTCCAAACTCAAGACCATGATCGCCGCGGGCGATCCGCCGGACCTGTTCTATCTGCAGTACGACCTCGTGCCGGACTTCTCGTCGCTCGGGCTGGTGCTGCCGATGGACGAAGCGCTCGACGAGATGGGCAGCGAGTGGAAAGACGACGTCTACCCGGTCCTGCTCCAGGGCTTCCGCTTCGACCCGGAAACGCAGACGCGTGGTGAGGGGCCGTTGTGGGGCATCGCGCGGGACTACACGCCGTTGGCGATGTACGTGAACGTCGACCTCTACGAGCAGGCGGGGGTGCCCGTGCCCCACGACGGCTGGACGTGGGAAGAGTTCGAAGAAGCCTCGCGTGCCATCGACGGCCTGGGCGACAACATCTACGGCGCGTTCATGGGCCTCTGGGCCGACCCGCTCATCGCGATCATCTGGAACCACGGCGGGGAGCTGTTCGAGTTCGACGAACACGGCCAGCCCGACTTCACCCGCCCCGACATCGACAACCCCGGGCTGCTCGCGGCCTTCGAACGCATCCGCCGTCTGCGCATCGACGAAGGGGTGATCTACAACGCGATCGGCATCAACCGCTCGGGCGCCGAGGAATTCTTCACCGGCCGCGTCGGCACCATCGGGCCCACGGGACGCTGGACCTCGGGTCTGTGCGAAGCGATCGAGACTTTCCGCTACGCGGTCGTGCCGATGCCCCACGCCCCGGGGGTGGAGCCCCGCTCGCCGATCATGACGGCGGCCTGGGGCGTGAGCGCCAAGGGCGAACACCCCGAAGAAACCATGGAGCTGGTGATGTACCTCTCCAGCCCGGCGGGGCAGCGGCTGCTCAGCAGCGACGGCTTGTCGATCTCGATCAACCGGACCATCGCCGAGAGCGAAGAGGTGCTTTATCTCGGCCGGAAGTTCGAGGACGGGCCGGTGTATCTCGATATCGCCAAGTCGGTCGACTTCCAGCTCATGCCGCGTCAGCGGGAGTTCGAAGACATCCTGCTGGCCGAGCAAAACGCGGCGATCCGCCTGGGCTCGCGGTCGATCGAGGAGGCCCTGGGCAATATCGAAGAGCTCTGGGCGTTTGAGTTGTCTTCGCCATTAAAAACCAAGACGTATCCGCGGATGCCGTGGGTGTCGGTCGGCGCATCATTGCTGGCGCTCATCGCGGCGGCGGTGACGTTTGTGTGGTGGCGGGCGCGAAAAGAAAAACTCGGCGCTCTCGACCGCGCCCACGAGCGCTCGGGCTTGGGGTTCATCAGCATCTGGGTGATCGGGTTCGTCGCGCTCACGGCCGGGCCGATGTTCCTCTCGGGGTTGCTGGCGTTGTCGCGCTGGTCGGCCGTGACGCCGCTGGGCGAAGCGGAGTTTGTCGGCCTGGGCAACTTCGTGCACATGTTCTCGCACGACCCGCCGTTCTGGAAGTCGATCTGGGTCACCGCGTACTACGTCGTGCTGGCGATCCCCATCGGGCAACTCGCTTCGCTGGGTGTGGCGCTGCTCATGAACACCGAGGTCCGCGGCATCGCGGTGTTCCGCACGATCTTCTTCGTCCCCTCGGTCATCACCGGCGTCGTGCTCGGCGCGCTCTGGCTGGCGCTACTCAACAACGACTACGGCCTGATCAACCAGGTCATGAACGTGCCCCTCGGATGGCTGGGTATGCGTGCCCCCAACTGGTTCGGCGACGATGCGCAGTGGGCCGCGATCCCCGCCTTCGTCATGATGAACCTCTGGGGCGTGGGCAGCGCGATGGTGATCTACCTCGCCGGGCTCAAGGCCATCCCGAAAAGCCTGACCGAAGCGGCGATCATCGACGGGGCTTCCGCGTGGCACCGCCTGACCCACGTCACGCTGCCCATGCTCAGCCCGCTGATCTTCTTCAACTTCGTTATGGGCATCATCGGCAGCTTCCAGGTCTTCACCCAGGCTTTCGTCATGACCCGGCGTGGGCCCGACGACGCGACGCTGTTCTACGTGCTCTACCTCTACCTGCAGGCGTTCGAGTTCCACAACATGGGCTACGCCTCGGCGATGGCTTGGGTGCTGTTTGTGGTGATCCTCCTGGTCACGCTCCTGGCCTTCCGCGGCAGCCGGAACCTGGTGCATTACGAGGGGCTCAAGTCATGA